A window of Helicobacter anatolicus contains these coding sequences:
- a CDS encoding response regulator transcription factor: MRILLINELINLINEKPNTEEARAIKDFISFFIKRNYQTDTAGNLKDGHYYIGIRHYDVVLLSLACKEDVSELIAEIKAKNAKTVIIVTDKKNNPESEIKIFKLGADDYITEPIDKNALMARIEARLSFNDTGAIEFGDLVINPEEERVAYKGKEIEVKGKPFEVLTHLARHKDRIVSKEQLLDAIWEEPELVTPNVIEVAINQIRQKLDKPLKISTVETVRRRGYRFCYSE, from the coding sequence ATGCGTATCTTGCTAATCAATGAGCTAATCAACTTAATTAATGAAAAACCCAATACTGAAGAAGCCAGAGCTATTAAAGATTTCATTTCTTTTTTTATAAAACGCAATTATCAAACAGATACTGCGGGAAATCTTAAAGATGGTCACTACTATATTGGAATACGACACTATGATGTGGTTCTTTTAAGCTTAGCATGTAAAGAAGATGTTTCAGAGCTCATTGCAGAAATCAAAGCAAAAAATGCAAAAACTGTTATTATTGTTACTGATAAAAAAAATAATCCGGAATCAGAAATTAAAATTTTCAAACTAGGTGCAGATGATTACATCACTGAACCAATTGATAAAAATGCCCTTATGGCAAGAATTGAAGCAAGATTATCTTTTAATGACACAGGAGCAATTGAATTTGGCGATCTTGTTATCAATCCAGAAGAAGAACGTGTTGCATACAAAGGTAAAGAGATTGAAGTAAAAGGCAAACCTTTTGAAGTACTTACACATCTTGCAAGACATAAAGATCGTATCGTGTCTAAAGAACAATTATTAGATGCAATATGGGAAGAACCAGAACTTGTGACACCTAATGTTATTGAAGTTGCAATCAATCAAATTCGCCAAAAGCTTGACAAACCTCTCAAAATTTCTACCGTGGAAACCGTAAGAAGAAGGGGTTATAGATTCTGTTATTCTGAATGA
- a CDS encoding YihY family inner membrane protein codes for MIKKIKHNIIVIYNFLTHEQEILYYAASLSFYTIFAIIPLLFIAFSIVSNLPSFHGKIEDLKHWIFSYIVPTNSEILSNMLDTFITNTPKMGMVGVIYIAFTSLFFFRNYEFITSRMFNSKPRKLLDSLTMYWVFITFFPIMIAGVFYLINIFGTLLSNAFHFFLFTKIASWMTTYFLFILLFQLSANKALNKKILFLSSFISASVWQFFKWGFISYIAYNKAYPSLYGSISILLISMLWIYLFWTILLFGMRLCEGINIATDIKKDIT; via the coding sequence TTGATCAAAAAAATTAAGCATAACATTATTGTTATTTATAATTTTCTCACCCATGAGCAAGAAATTTTATACTATGCTGCGAGTCTGAGCTTTTATACAATTTTTGCCATTATTCCTCTCCTATTTATCGCATTTTCTATTGTTTCTAATCTACCGAGTTTTCATGGAAAAATCGAAGATTTAAAACACTGGATTTTTTCTTACATAGTGCCCACTAATAGTGAGATTTTAAGTAACATGTTAGATACTTTTATAACAAACACTCCTAAAATGGGAATGGTAGGGGTTATATATATCGCTTTTACTTCTTTATTTTTTTTCAGAAATTATGAATTTATTACTTCAAGGATGTTTAACTCTAAACCACGCAAGCTGTTAGATTCTTTAACAATGTATTGGGTGTTTATCACATTTTTTCCCATCATGATAGCTGGAGTTTTTTATCTTATTAATATTTTTGGTACTTTGCTAAGCAATGCTTTTCATTTTTTTTTATTTACCAAAATTGCCTCATGGATGACAACTTATTTTTTATTTATTCTGCTTTTTCAACTCTCTGCTAATAAGGCACTAAATAAAAAAATTCTTTTTCTCTCCTCATTTATTTCTGCAAGTGTTTGGCAATTTTTCAAATGGGGATTTATATCATATATAGCCTACAATAAGGCATATCCAAGCTTATATGGCTCAATCTCCATACTTCTTATTTCTATGTTATGGATTTATCTTTTTTGGACAATTTTATTATTTGGAATGAGGCTTTGCGAGGGAATTAATATTGCTACAGACATAAAAAAAGACATTACCTAA
- a CDS encoding MFS transporter has protein sequence MNTVQKNKIYWINLITIILISLNLRVPITSIGPIADLLQTHYQLNATQISLLTSLPLFAFGSISFIVAFFQPLKAMIFGLLFIFFGEILRIFDSNYALFIGTMIVGVGIAIANVLLPSLIKAKFPRQIPKIMGFYSLALNISAALGMVTIIPLTHIIPIPYTLLIWSIFAILAIISFIPQIKNNRITRFQGKKIDIFSIFKKPDAWKISFFMGLTSFLAYSFMAWYPNTITSLGYDKNTTAHLIFLSQCIVIPFSFFAPIVLGNIAKNYRIYFIIILCNCYTLGFLLLSFSQNFWGVILATILTSIPVGGVFSIALLFISSKSSSVKIATKLSAMAQGVGYSLASFGPLAIGAIYDYFHNFQVALILLASCGAILSILGIFVHKISPIK, from the coding sequence ATGAACACAGTACAAAAAAATAAAATTTATTGGATTAATCTTATTACCATTATTCTTATTAGCCTTAATTTACGCGTACCCATCACCTCCATTGGACCTATTGCAGATTTATTACAAACACACTATCAACTCAATGCTACACAAATTAGTCTACTTACCTCTCTCCCACTTTTTGCATTTGGCAGCATTTCTTTCATTGTTGCTTTTTTCCAACCTCTAAAAGCAATGATTTTTGGACTCCTTTTTATATTTTTTGGAGAGATTTTAAGAATCTTTGATTCTAATTATGCACTTTTTATTGGCACTATGATTGTGGGAGTAGGAATTGCAATAGCAAATGTATTGCTCCCCAGCCTTATCAAAGCCAAATTTCCGCGACAAATTCCAAAAATCATGGGATTTTACAGCCTTGCACTTAATATTTCTGCAGCACTAGGAATGGTAACAATTATTCCTCTAACCCATATTATTCCCATTCCTTATACTCTATTAATTTGGAGTATTTTTGCAATTTTAGCCATCATAAGCTTTATACCACAAATAAAAAATAACAGAATTACAAGATTTCAAGGCAAAAAAATTGATATTTTTTCTATTTTTAAAAAACCTGATGCATGGAAAATCAGCTTTTTCATGGGACTTACAAGTTTTTTAGCTTATAGTTTTATGGCTTGGTATCCTAATACAATAACATCACTAGGCTATGACAAAAACACCACTGCACACCTTATCTTTCTTTCCCAGTGCATTGTTATTCCTTTTTCATTTTTCGCCCCTATAGTTTTAGGAAATATCGCAAAAAATTATCGTATTTATTTTATTATCATTTTATGCAACTGCTATACTCTAGGCTTTTTACTCCTCTCTTTTTCTCAAAATTTCTGGGGAGTAATACTAGCTACAATTCTTACAAGTATCCCTGTTGGTGGCGTTTTTAGCATTGCTCTACTTTTTATTTCCTCAAAAAGCTCTAGCGTAAAAATTGCTACCAAACTCTCTGCGATGGCGCAAGGAGTGGGATATTCTTTAGCTTCCTTTGGACCTCTAGCAATAGGAGCAATTTATGATTATTTTCATAATTTTCAAGTCGCTCTTATTCTTTTGGCAAGTTGTGGCGCGATTTTAAGCATACTTGGAATCTTTGTACATAAAATCTCACCTATCAAATAA
- a CDS encoding replicative DNA helicase has product MAKLDEIAVLNDGNGYYANLERMIISAILFDPSIFEGIVDALESKDFAYPANRHIFDICVNLYKQGNPIDEEIVKNRLNQKIVSENEYVAIFAANPIGNLEAYIKELKNISLKRELHALANVLREQSLIGELDSDTILESVEKKIYEISTQTTQKDFRKMSDILESTANMILELKKNGNQIVTGVPTGFTDLDKVTTGFNKGDLVIIGARPSMGKTTLALNMIQNALNHNIGVAMFSLEMPAEQLMLRMLSSLTSISLQQLKIGMLDENEIGKLTNSINYMREKEFFVDDEGALGITQLRSKLRRLKSKNPNIRLAVIDYLQLMKGSGKDRHLEVSEISRGLKVLARELEIPIIALSQLNRSLESRDDKKPILSDLRESGSIEQDADIILFLYRHEVYAKRELEQKITKETEAGKDTLALKAKLRDMLQSESSDALVIVAKNRNGETRDVPLQFSKKVTRFENKASREDMAEEKSYQATKNYDEKNLGESIEMPSRF; this is encoded by the coding sequence ATGGCAAAGCTAGATGAAATTGCTGTATTAAATGATGGCAATGGATATTATGCAAATTTAGAACGAATGATTATTAGTGCAATACTATTTGACCCTAGTATTTTTGAGGGGATTGTTGATGCTTTAGAATCTAAAGATTTTGCATATCCTGCAAATCGCCATATCTTTGATATTTGTGTCAATCTTTATAAACAGGGCAATCCTATAGATGAAGAAATTGTAAAAAATCGTTTAAATCAAAAAATAGTTAGCGAGAATGAATATGTTGCGATTTTTGCAGCAAATCCTATTGGAAATCTTGAAGCTTATATTAAAGAATTAAAAAATATTTCTTTAAAAAGAGAACTACACGCTTTAGCCAATGTGTTAAGAGAGCAGTCTTTAATAGGTGAGTTAGATAGTGACACTATATTAGAGAGTGTTGAAAAAAAGATTTATGAAATTTCTACACAAACTACACAAAAAGATTTTAGAAAAATGTCAGATATTTTAGAATCTACTGCAAATATGATACTTGAATTAAAGAAAAATGGAAATCAGATAGTAACAGGTGTTCCCACAGGATTTACTGATCTTGATAAAGTTACTACTGGTTTTAATAAAGGGGATTTGGTTATTATTGGTGCAAGACCATCGATGGGAAAAACAACTTTGGCTTTAAATATGATACAAAACGCTCTAAATCACAATATAGGAGTGGCAATGTTTAGCTTAGAGATGCCTGCTGAACAATTAATGTTAAGAATGCTTTCTTCTTTAACCTCTATTAGTCTACAACAGCTAAAAATAGGAATGCTTGATGAAAATGAAATAGGAAAACTAACAAATAGTATAAATTATATGCGAGAAAAGGAGTTTTTTGTTGATGATGAAGGGGCGTTAGGTATTACACAATTACGCTCCAAACTTAGAAGATTAAAATCTAAGAATCCAAATATTAGACTTGCAGTAATTGATTATTTACAGCTCATGAAAGGAAGTGGAAAAGATCGCCATCTTGAAGTAAGTGAGATTAGTAGGGGGCTAAAAGTTCTGGCAAGAGAATTAGAAATCCCTATCATTGCACTTTCTCAGCTTAATCGTTCTTTAGAAAGTAGAGATGATAAAAAACCTATTTTGTCAGATTTGCGAGAATCTGGTTCTATTGAGCAAGATGCAGATATTATTTTATTTTTATATCGTCATGAGGTTTATGCTAAGAGGGAATTGGAGCAAAAAATTACAAAAGAAACAGAAGCAGGGAAAGATACTCTTGCTTTGAAAGCTAAACTTAGAGACATGTTACAAAGTGAGAGTAGTGATGCTTTAGTTATTGTTGCAAAAAATAGAAATGGGGAAACTAGAGATGTGCCCTTACAATTTAGTAAGAAAGTTACGAGATTTGAAAATAAGGCGAGTAGGGAGGATATGGCAGAAGAAAAGTCCTATCAAGCTACAAAAAATTATGATGAGAAAAATTTAGGTGAATCTATAGAAATGCCATCTAGATTTTAA
- a CDS encoding replication initiation protein, protein MTTQSLTTKTSNKKIIKQKIKKFIVTQDNRFVYAKYDMNANEIKLFMWIIAHLNSENETFFKIFQIPISEIFEIWQWKSTSMGHKYLRDICYSMAKKVYVEDFRLLDKNTMNEKNVFKVMPIFKFIEYEKGQYYITCQFGETRDVPLQFSKKVTRFENKASREDMAEEKSYQATKNYDEKNLGESIEMPSRF, encoded by the coding sequence ATGACTACGCAATCCCTAACTACTAAGACCTCTAACAAAAAAATTATTAAACAAAAAATTAAAAAATTTATAGTAACCCAAGACAATCGCTTTGTTTATGCAAAATATGATATGAATGCTAATGAAATTAAACTTTTTATGTGGATAATTGCACATTTAAATAGTGAAAATGAAACCTTTTTTAAAATATTTCAAATCCCGATTAGTGAAATTTTTGAAATATGGCAATGGAAATCAACAAGTATGGGACATAAATATTTACGAGATATTTGTTACTCGATGGCAAAAAAAGTTTATGTGGAAGATTTTAGATTGTTAGACAAAAACACAATGAATGAAAAAAATGTTTTTAAAGTAATGCCAATTTTTAAATTTATTGAATATGAAAAAGGACAATACTATATAACTTGTCAATTTGGGGAAACTAGAGATGTACCCTTACAATTTAGTAAGAAAGTTACGAGATTTGAAAATAAGGCGAGTAGGGAGGATATGGCAGAAGAAAAGTCCTATCAAGCTACAAAAAATTATGATGAGAAAAATTTAGGCGAATCTATAGAAATGCCATCTAGATTTTAA
- a CDS encoding ComEC/Rec2 family competence protein: MQKLLSSPFSGEIFTNSKEWIIFFIFLGGVLFYNLFSAYKDYKSYQQPDAYEIRGEVKIQYLKEKNDKKYFVLKLQDSKNYTFYLTSFEDLKDITYRKVRVYGKIGRCSFWKFLKSCYFQAYKISLLPDKDYKKPLRGFIDKQHEDLDSAILYKALFFGDGVNLKWRNFSNVTGIAHLIAISGFHLGVLSGILFVLFSLFYKFFQKHYFTYRNIFYDLGFLVLLCMYGYLVFLDYQPAFFRAFLMALLGYFFYFSGVKILSFKMLGIVVVICLAVFPSFIFNIGFILSASGVFFILLFVKHIPKKRWWSYVLWFDICIFLLMGIVVHFYFPYFSPYQFISILISLMFVIYFPIVLIAHIFGIGGIFDKVYIEALKFDIPFIEFYAPWYLLFFYMSLCVFAVFSKKFFYGALGVSVIFYVFLFIRFLLR, translated from the coding sequence TTGCAAAAATTATTATCAAGCCCTTTTAGTGGGGAAATTTTTACAAACTCTAAAGAATGGATTATTTTTTTTATTTTTCTTGGCGGAGTATTGTTTTATAATCTTTTTAGTGCCTATAAGGATTATAAATCTTATCAACAGCCCGATGCTTATGAAATTAGAGGTGAAGTTAAGATTCAGTATCTTAAAGAAAAAAATGATAAAAAATATTTTGTTTTAAAATTACAAGATAGTAAAAATTATACTTTTTATCTTACTTCTTTTGAAGATCTTAAAGACATTACTTATCGTAAAGTGCGTGTATATGGGAAAATAGGGCGGTGTAGTTTCTGGAAATTTTTAAAAAGCTGCTATTTTCAGGCCTATAAAATTAGTTTACTTCCTGATAAAGATTATAAAAAACCTTTGCGGGGTTTTATTGATAAGCAGCATGAGGATTTAGATAGTGCAATTTTATATAAAGCTTTGTTTTTTGGTGATGGAGTAAATTTAAAATGGAGAAATTTTTCAAATGTTACAGGAATAGCCCACCTTATTGCAATTAGCGGTTTTCATTTGGGAGTGCTTTCTGGAATCCTTTTTGTGTTATTTTCTCTGTTTTATAAATTCTTTCAAAAGCACTATTTTACCTATCGTAATATTTTTTATGATTTAGGGTTTCTAGTATTGTTGTGTATGTATGGTTATCTTGTATTTTTGGATTATCAACCTGCATTTTTTAGGGCATTTTTGATGGCTTTATTGGGTTATTTTTTTTATTTTAGTGGTGTGAAAATTTTATCATTTAAAATGTTAGGGATTGTTGTAGTGATTTGTTTAGCAGTTTTTCCTTCCTTTATTTTTAATATTGGATTTATTTTGTCTGCATCAGGAGTATTTTTTATTTTACTTTTTGTGAAGCATATCCCTAAAAAAAGATGGTGGAGTTATGTTTTATGGTTTGATATTTGTATATTTTTATTGATGGGTATTGTAGTGCATTTTTATTTTCCTTATTTTTCACCTTATCAATTTATCTCGATTCTTATTAGTTTAATGTTTGTAATTTATTTTCCAATAGTATTGATTGCCCATATTTTTGGAATCGGAGGGATTTTTGATAAAGTTTATATAGAAGCATTGAAGTTTGATATTCCTTTTATAGAATTTTATGCGCCATGGTATTTGCTGTTTTTTTATATGTCTTTATGTGTTTTTGCGGTTTTTTCTAAAAAATTTTTTTATGGAGCGTTAGGGGTTAGTGTGATATTTTATGTTTTTTTGTTTATAAGATTTCTTTTGAGATGA
- a CDS encoding DUF502 domain-containing protein — protein sequence MKWIFRLLGKGILVILPFVILIWILSFVFSIVNYIVQFVFNTTSNSVLGTSIVLVVMFLTLIYAGYLLEKNREFLLLKISEFVIEKIPGIGAVYAVLKDMVKMFSGSGGQSYLGVAFVSLAGNDVIGFITKEEEEFFWVFVPTTPNPTSGILLRVPKDKIRKTDMNVSDGLKKVVSLGIK from the coding sequence ATGAAATGGATTTTTCGTTTATTGGGCAAGGGGATTTTAGTAATTTTGCCTTTTGTTATTTTGATATGGATTTTATCTTTTGTTTTTAGTATTGTAAATTATATTGTGCAATTTGTTTTTAACACAACGTCAAATAGTGTTTTGGGTACTTCTATTGTGCTTGTTGTGATGTTTTTAACTTTAATTTATGCAGGTTATTTGTTGGAAAAAAATCGTGAGTTTTTGCTATTAAAAATTTCAGAATTTGTGATTGAAAAGATTCCAGGGATTGGTGCTGTGTATGCAGTTTTGAAGGATATGGTTAAAATGTTTAGTGGTTCTGGGGGGCAGAGTTATTTGGGTGTAGCATTTGTAAGTCTTGCAGGAAATGATGTGATTGGCTTTATTACTAAAGAAGAAGAGGAGTTTTTTTGGGTTTTTGTTCCTACTACACCAAATCCTACTTCCGGAATCTTGCTGCGTGTGCCAAAAGATAAAATTAGAAAAACTGACATGAATGTTTCTGATGGTTTGAAAAAAGTTGTATCTTTAGGAATTAAATAA
- the mqnP gene encoding menaquinone biosynthesis prenyltransferase MqnP, which produces MFRKIKNFSELVMFEHTVFSAAFSLMAIVISLYEKSLDQWDFWENFKLFLWCIVALIGARNFAMAFNRFCDRDIDSKNSRTKSRPSVDGRVGVAAQIVFCLINAFLFVMASYFINTLAFFLSFVFLVILAGYSYVKRFSVLAHYVLGVCLGLAPISGAIAMLGMVPIWSIALSLGVMFWVAGFDLLYSLQDLEFDKKEGLFSFPAKFGEKKTLVVSRISHILAVIFWLLFVLLCGGGFFAFVGLTISAIMLVYEQYIVFKDFRNIPKAFFVTNGYLGFVFLGFMILDVLARMYYA; this is translated from the coding sequence ATGTTTAGAAAAATAAAAAATTTTAGTGAATTGGTAATGTTTGAACATACGGTATTTTCTGCAGCTTTTAGTCTTATGGCAATTGTGATTTCTCTTTATGAAAAATCTTTAGATCAATGGGATTTTTGGGAAAATTTTAAGTTGTTTTTATGGTGTATTGTGGCATTGATTGGGGCGCGGAATTTTGCAATGGCTTTTAATCGTTTTTGTGATCGCGATATTGATTCTAAAAATTCTCGTACCAAAAGTCGCCCTAGTGTAGATGGAAGAGTAGGAGTGGCTGCACAAATTGTTTTTTGTCTTATTAATGCTTTTTTGTTTGTAATGGCGAGTTATTTTATTAACACTCTTGCTTTTTTTCTTTCGTTTGTTTTTTTGGTGATTTTGGCAGGATATTCTTATGTGAAGCGTTTTAGTGTTTTAGCTCATTATGTACTAGGGGTGTGTCTTGGTTTAGCACCTATTTCTGGAGCTATTGCTATGCTTGGTATGGTGCCTATATGGAGCATTGCATTATCTTTAGGGGTAATGTTTTGGGTTGCAGGATTTGATTTATTGTATTCTCTACAAGATTTAGAGTTTGATAAAAAAGAAGGCCTTTTTTCTTTTCCTGCAAAATTTGGAGAGAAAAAAACTCTTGTGGTTTCAAGAATCTCACATATTCTTGCGGTGATATTTTGGTTATTGTTTGTTTTGCTTTGTGGAGGAGGTTTTTTTGCATTTGTTGGATTGACAATTTCTGCAATTATGTTAGTTTATGAGCAATATATTGTTTTTAAAGATTTTAGAAATATTCCTAAGGCATTTTTTGTGACAAATGGATATTTGGGATTTGTGTTTTTAGGATTTATGATTCTAGATGTTTTGGCAAGGATGTATTATGCATAA
- a CDS encoding DUF6115 domain-containing protein, translating into MINEVIMGISGIVFILLCVVVDLYLKDKKNTKKYALLEESIDKFTNELHQLQRNIQEIKVKEEFVRLTMGDEFQNNVESGLNQFYQQLKEMKENIRNERNYLEEKIIKLENRVRDFGYLSGDSDVDEKRIIALFQEGWSIDSIAKELRIGRGEVEFTLKLADI; encoded by the coding sequence ATGATAAATGAAGTGATCATGGGGATTAGTGGAATAGTTTTTATTTTGCTATGCGTCGTTGTAGATCTTTATTTAAAGGACAAAAAAAATACCAAAAAATATGCACTTTTGGAAGAGAGTATTGATAAATTCACAAATGAGCTACATCAATTACAAAGAAATATACAAGAAATCAAAGTAAAAGAAGAGTTTGTGCGATTGACAATGGGAGATGAATTTCAAAATAATGTGGAATCAGGACTTAATCAATTTTATCAACAATTAAAGGAAATGAAAGAGAATATTAGAAACGAGAGAAATTATCTTGAAGAAAAAATCATAAAACTTGAGAATAGAGTGCGTGATTTTGGTTATTTAAGTGGTGATAGCGATGTAGATGAAAAAAGAATTATTGCGTTATTTCAGGAAGGTTGGAGTATAGATTCTATTGCAAAAGAGTTGCGTATAGGACGTGGCGAAGTAGAATTTACATTAAAGTTGGCAGATATTTAA
- a CDS encoding arginyltransferase, whose amino-acid sequence MKLVEFFPDDASCSYLEDKTHTFRYFYIEECSAHFYKGLLERGWRRFGEYFFVPICKSCDACKTIRQKTGEFLPTRNHKRVLKNNQDIRVILQKPSLSDEKLVLYDKYHRHMELKKQWKYQKVSERYYYDTFVVGSLNFGYEINYFLDERLLGVGYLDILPDAMSAIYFFYDPDVEKRSFGVFNILTQLYIAKQKNISYFYPGYWIDGHKSLGYKSRFKPFEILCNTPDIFDTAIYKNYRSVDD is encoded by the coding sequence TTGAAGCTTGTAGAGTTTTTTCCTGATGATGCATCTTGTAGTTATTTGGAAGATAAAACACATACATTTCGATATTTTTATATTGAGGAATGTAGCGCACATTTTTATAAAGGATTATTAGAGCGAGGTTGGAGGAGATTTGGGGAGTATTTTTTTGTGCCGATTTGTAAGTCTTGTGATGCTTGTAAGACAATTCGACAAAAAACAGGGGAATTTTTGCCTACACGAAATCACAAAAGAGTGCTAAAAAATAATCAAGATATAAGAGTAATTTTACAGAAACCTAGTTTGAGTGATGAAAAATTGGTGTTGTATGATAAATATCATCGTCATATGGAATTAAAAAAACAATGGAAATATCAAAAAGTTAGTGAGCGGTATTATTACGACACTTTTGTGGTAGGGAGTTTAAATTTTGGATATGAGATAAATTATTTTTTAGATGAGCGACTTTTGGGGGTTGGGTATTTAGATATATTGCCAGATGCGATGAGTGCAATTTATTTTTTTTACGATCCAGATGTAGAAAAACGCAGTTTTGGGGTTTTTAATATTCTTACGCAGCTTTATATTGCTAAGCAAAAAAATATTTCTTATTTCTATCCTGGATATTGGATAGATGGACACAAAAGTCTTGGATATAAATCACGCTTTAAGCCTTTTGAGATTTTATGTAATACTCCAGATATTTTTGATACAGCAATTTATAAAAATTATAGGAGTGTTGATGACTAA
- a CDS encoding phosphatidylserine decarboxylase, with translation MTNKMSRIFGRFANHAFPKFFQIFINRIYVKIFKIDLSDFDSIETYKTLNALFTRKLKKPRRFCRNEDTIIAPTDSVITEFGKVKQDRALQIKGMEYSVKELLGEEIDSCYSFINYYLSPKDYHRYHSPCDLRVLEVRYFGGKLLPVNLPSLKKNQSLFVQNERVVIVAEDKNKEKFFFVAVGALNVGKILVHFESRVQTNAIANGRNNFCYDQEILLKKGDEIGMFEMGSTVVVFAKNINLEVSLGQQVLFGETIGKF, from the coding sequence ATGACTAATAAAATGTCTAGAATTTTTGGAAGGTTTGCAAATCATGCATTTCCAAAATTTTTTCAAATTTTTATCAATCGTATATATGTAAAAATTTTTAAGATTGACTTGAGTGATTTTGATAGCATAGAAACCTATAAAACCCTTAATGCATTATTTACCAGAAAACTAAAAAAGCCACGAAGATTTTGTAGAAATGAGGATACAATCATTGCTCCGACAGATAGTGTGATTACGGAGTTTGGGAAAGTGAAGCAAGATAGGGCTTTGCAAATTAAGGGAATGGAGTATAGTGTAAAAGAGCTTTTGGGTGAAGAAATAGATTCTTGTTATAGTTTTATCAACTATTATCTTTCACCAAAAGATTATCATCGCTATCATAGTCCTTGTGATTTAAGGGTGCTTGAGGTAAGATATTTTGGCGGAAAGCTTTTACCGGTAAATTTGCCATCTTTGAAAAAAAATCAAAGTTTATTTGTGCAAAATGAACGCGTGGTAATTGTGGCAGAGGATAAAAATAAAGAAAAATTTTTCTTTGTTGCTGTTGGAGCTTTAAATGTTGGTAAAATATTAGTTCATTTTGAATCAAGGGTGCAGACCAATGCAATTGCTAATGGGCGAAATAATTTTTGTTATGATCAAGAAATTTTGCTTAAAAAGGGTGATGAGATTGGAATGTTTGAAATGGGATCAACTGTTGTTGTCTTTGCAAAAAATATAAATTTAGAAGTTTCATTAGGACAACAAGTATTGTTTGGAGAGACGATAGGAAAATTTTAA
- the nadA gene encoding quinolinate synthase NadA, which produces MEEEIKSLLQKHQALLVAHFYQKDAIVNLAHFCGDSLELAKKATSDSRDLVIFCGVGFMGESVKILAPHKRVLMPKISCCSMARMVSSDYYDRSVDMLESYGITDFIPITYINSSAEVKAKVGAMGGMVCTSANAKKIFERILQENKKIFFLPDRCLGENLANMYGLSCGILGVDNKEKILDSQVICYNGFCSVHQLFTPEDIDFFRENYKDIKIVVHPECKPEVVKKADFVGSTSQIIAYVTSLPASQSVAVGTEFNLVSRLRPHAKENTFVLSSTIPECPTMNETGLNDILKLLYSYDQGRVHNEIVLEEHIRKDAALALERMLEIS; this is translated from the coding sequence ATGGAAGAAGAAATTAAGAGTCTTTTGCAAAAGCATCAAGCACTTTTAGTGGCACACTTTTATCAAAAAGATGCAATTGTAAATCTTGCGCATTTTTGTGGCGATAGCTTGGAGTTGGCAAAAAAAGCTACTTCTGATTCTAGGGATTTGGTAATTTTTTGTGGAGTAGGATTTATGGGGGAGAGTGTGAAGATTTTGGCTCCTCATAAAAGAGTATTGATGCCAAAAATTTCTTGCTGCTCGATGGCTAGGATGGTGAGTAGTGATTATTATGATCGTTCTGTGGATATGTTAGAAAGTTATGGAATTACAGATTTTATTCCTATTACTTATATTAATTCTAGTGCAGAAGTAAAGGCAAAGGTTGGTGCCATGGGAGGGATGGTATGTACAAGCGCGAATGCAAAAAAGATTTTTGAGCGTATTTTACAAGAAAATAAAAAAATATTTTTCTTACCGGATCGTTGTTTGGGTGAAAATTTGGCAAATATGTATGGTTTATCTTGTGGAATCTTGGGTGTGGATAATAAGGAAAAAATTTTAGATTCCCAAGTGATTTGTTATAATGGATTTTGTTCTGTACATCAGCTTTTTACCCCTGAAGATATTGATTTTTTTAGGGAAAATTATAAGGATATTAAAATTGTTGTGCATCCAGAGTGTAAGCCTGAAGTGGTAAAAAAGGCTGATTTTGTAGGATCAACTAGTCAAATTATTGCTTATGTAACATCTTTACCAGCATCACAAAGTGTGGCAGTGGGTACAGAGTTTAATTTGGTTTCACGGCTAAGACCACATGCTAAAGAAAATACTTTTGTTCTTTCTAGTACGATTCCAGAATGCCCTACAATGAATGAAACAGGGTTAAATGATATTTTGAAATTATTGTATTCTTATGACCAAGGACGAGTGCATAATGAGATTGTATTAGAGGAGCACATTAGGAAAGATGCGGCCTTAGCTTTAGAGAGAATGTTGGAGATTTCTTGA